A window of Ammospiza caudacuta isolate bAmmCau1 chromosome 13, bAmmCau1.pri, whole genome shotgun sequence genomic DNA:
GCTGCCCCTGGCCACGCAGTACACCCTGCGCAAGCAGCCCTACAACAACCTCAAGCACAGGTTCCCCTGGCTCTCGGAGGCTGGGCTGCGACTGCTCAACTTCCTCTTCATGTATGACCCCAAGAAAAGGTAAAGCCAGGCAGGAtgtggggtgggcagggcagggcagggacctgTCCCACGCTGTCCCCCAGCCTGGGGTGGTCCCTGCCACTTGTCCTTGTCCTCGCAGGGCCACGGCCAAGGACTGCCTGGAGAGCTCCTACTTCAAGGAGAAGCCCTTGCGTGAGTACTCGCCGTgccggggcagggcagggctggggggcttTGGCCCCGCTGACTGACCCCTGTCTGTGCCCCACAGCCTGTGAGCCCGAGCTGATGCCCACCTTCCCACACCACCGGAACAAGCGGGCGGCCAGCACGGCCCTGGAGAGCCAGGCCAAGCGCAGcaagccctgagctgtgccctggaaCAGCCTGACGTGTCCTGGCTGAGGAGGATTCCCTCAGCCCAGCAGTCCCAGCGCCATGGGGACGGCTCCTCCATCTACCTGCCCGTGCAGGACAGGGCAGGCTCTGGTCTGCAGCCGGGCCAGCAGGgccccagagccaggagagaggagagatgGGGCCCGGGGATGCCCAGGCTTGGCAGGCTCAGTCCTGTCCCAGGCGGGTCCTGGTTTGTGCTGTCTGCGGGGGGAACCCCGACTCTGCCATCAATAAAAGCATCTGGCAGTGGCAACATTGTGTAGAGTGAGGTGATTCTTTGGTGCCAGCAGGAGTGGGAgaagctgtggctctgctctccttcctctgtgtcaccctggggacaaggatACCTCCATGATGCTCCAGGTTCTGTCCCCCTTTAAGAGGATCCTGGTTCCCCACTCTCAGggagccaggggctgctcctgcagggcgCTGTGCTGTCAGGTATCCCTGCACCCCTGCACCAGGCACCTTGCTTCCCCCTCACCAGGACAGAACACCCCATGCTGAGGCAGCCACTTTACTGATGCACAGAATAATTTACAGCAGCAGTGCCCGGGCgggagcagggcctggcaccGCTGTCTCGGGGGCTGATGAGTCCAGGTCcttgtgctgggcagcagggccatgtCAGGagtggggcacagagccccaggccagcagcatgtccagctctgggcactgtgTCAGGAGTGGGGCACGGAGCCCCgggccagcagcatgtccagcTCGCTGCGCTGCAGCCACAGGCGCTGCTGCCGCTCCCCGTGCAGCTCCTGCCCGCGGTGCTGGCTGCGGCAGGCGCGGCCCAGGGCGCAGCCGCCCCCGTGCAGCTGCcggcaggtgctgcagcagtACGAGGGCAGCATGCCCCGCTGCAGGCACGAGTGCAGCTGGtagcagggcagctctggcgTGGCCTGGGGGGAATCCAGGGGCTCCCCCAGCACCTGGGGACTTGTGCCGGTCCCCACCAGCTCCGGCTGCGGGAACAGGTGAGAGGAGGTGTCCGGATCAGCGCTGCCCACAGGCTCTGGCCCCAGCGTGCTGTCGCAGCGGCCCCAGCCCCTCGCGGGCATGTCCTGAGGGTCCCTCCACAGCGCTGGGGGGGCTGTGTCCTTGCTGCCCTTGTCTTCAGGGCTGTCTGGCCTCTCCTGGTAGAGATCCATGCTGTCACCACAGTCGGGAGCCACCCTGCGCTGTGTCCCCAGgtcctgcagcatctccagccATCCCTTGGCACTCCCAGCCCGGTGCCgtgcctccagcagctcctcggcACGGGGCCGTCGCAGCTGCAGCGCCAGCTCCGCCAGGATCTCGCACTCCAGGCGGCAGGCCAGGAAGCCGACAGCAGCGGCGATCAGCGCGGGCCCCGGGGGCAGCCGGCCCACGGCCAGGCGgtgccgctcccgccgctcgTAGCCCAGCCGGCCCAAGCTCCGCAGCAGGTCGGCTTCGGGGAGCGCCGGGCGCAGCAGGTGCACGTAGGCGCCGGAGAAGGTCTGCAAGGAGAGCGGGGAGCGTGGCTGAGGGTGTCTGGGGCCCCCCACACCATCCCTTCGCCACCTCGGGGCCTCACCGGGATGCTGCCGAACTCCCGGCGCCACGGGAAGAGGTAGAGGTTGACGGccgccagctccagcagccggAAGGCGCCGGCCAGGCCTCGCAGCGCCAGCCCGGGGTCGGGGTGGTCCCGCAGCCCCcgggccagcagtgccagggcgtCCTCGTGCAGCGCCTCCAGCAGCGCCGGCTCCTGCCGCAGCCGCTGCCGCAGCCGCTCCGCcacggcggggccggggcaggtCCCGGCGGGGCCGAGCTCCCGCTGCAGAGAGCGGCGGTACTCCCGGTGGAACTCCTGCCGCAATTCCTGCCCGAAGTCCTGCCGCTGCTCCTGCCGCAGCGCCGAGCCTGCACACATCCTGCGGGCACAGCAGCGTGAGACCCCTCCCCCGCACCCCGGGTCCCCCTCCCGATGCCGTGAAGATCCCCCGGCAAAGCCTCGGATGCGGAACTCCGCTCCCCGGAGGCCTCCCGGGCACCTCCCTGGTCCCAGTCCCCCCAGCGTCACTCCCCGGCCCTGGTTCCCCCCCCCACCAAGGGCTCCCAGTGTTCCCGGCCGGCCCCGGTTCCGTCTCGGTTCTCCCGCACCTGCCGCTCCCGGCCGCTCGcgctcccgctcccgccccgctccccTTCCGCGCGCACCGGGCCGGAACGCACGTGCCGCCTGGAGCTCCgccccggggcggggccgcgcccgcgccacagcgccccctgccgggcGGGAGGACCCGCGGAGCGGCCGCAGCACCTGCCCGGGGTCTGGGGGTCCCGCGCCGCCCCCTCCTCACTGCAGCGACTCCACGTAGGACAGGGCGCTCTGCAGGGACGTCAGGCAGTACCCCTCCTCCCCGATCAGGTACCTGTGCCACAGCCATCGCACTGTCACCACCGGGACACCGCCACAGGCCCCGCAGCATCATGGCTGGGACACTGCCGTGACCAGGATGACCAGAACCGCACCACGGGCACTGCACCATCCTGGCTGGGACACTGCCATGACCAAGAACCACCACGGGCACCGCAGCATCACGGCTGGGATGCTGCCGTGACCAGGACACCACCACGGGCACTGAACCATCGTGGCTAGGGCACCGCTATGACCAGGACACCACCACACCCactgcccctcagccctgctgctatTCTGACCcactccccaccctcacagccccatcccaggaggGTGCTGGTTTCCTGAGCCCAGGGGTGCCTGCATGCCCAGCACTCTGGCACGTACCCCTCATGGATGAACTCCTCCAGGGCCGCACACTCggacagcagctggggcagcccgGTCTGCAGCACCACATAGGACAGGATGGGCAGCAGGTCATCTGCCCCGCTGTGACAATAGGGCCTGTCAGCCGTGCTGGCCACAGGGACCGGCACCCCAACACCGCACTGGGCACAGACCCCACACCGGTCCCTCACTCCCCGTGGCTCCTGCACTCACATGGCGGCCGTGGCGAGGCTCCGGCCGTCGCGGGAGCCGCAGTACTCCTCGGCACACTCGCAGATGCCGCGCAGGGCCCGCACTGTGGCACAGGGCGGGCGTCAGGGCCACCATCGCCACCCTGGGCCCCTGCCCCGCGCCCCCAGCGCCGCTCACCGATGCACTCGAGCTTCCTGCGGGGACAGCTCTCCAGCGCCATCAGCCGCAGGTCCTGCACGGCCGAGGCGTACGCggggcggccgggcccgggcggGAAGAGGCGCGAGGCCAGCCCCATGTCGGCGGGGCCGGCGTGCCGGTGCCGCTCCATGCTGCGCGCCAGGGCCGCCTCACGGGGCTGCTGCACGGTCCTGCGGGCACGGAGGTGACAGGGAGGGGGCCAGGAAGGGGTCAGTGGGTCATAGAACCCCCAAAGAGGGTCGTGGTACCTGTAGAGGGCCAGGAGCGGGGCCCACAGCGGGGGGAAGAAAGCCTCCTCCAGGCAGGCCAGGCACTGGTCCTTGCCGGCGGCGGTGCCGAGCCCCTCGAAGGCCAGCAGAGTGAGAGCCAGCAGCCTGTCTGGGAGAGGTGAGACACAGAGCTCGCTGGGACCCCCATCCTACCCACGCTGGGACCCCCATCCTGCTCCCGCTCCCTCGGCTGTCCCTCACCGATGGCGTTGTGGATGTCCCTCACGACGCCCTTCAGCAGCTCCGGCAGCGCCGCGTCCTGCCCGGAGCTGGCCGGGGCCTCTGCGGGGGCCCAGCCCTCGGGGGACGCCAGGAACCGCTCCAGGTCCTCGAAGGAGCTCTCCCGGGGGGGCTCGGCGGGCCCCGGGGCGCCGCTGTCGGCGAGGGGAGTGCTGGAGTGGCTGTGCCGCAGCGCGGCCGGGCCGTGCTCGGGCACTGAGAACATGCAGTGCAGGCTGCGGGACGCTCGGAGCCGGCGGCCCCCGGGCTCGGCGGGCAGCGAGGAGCCCCCGGCGTCCAGCGACAGGAAGGACAGGGCCGAGGGAGAGCCAGGGGAGGCGtcggcggggccgcggctgACGGCGGGGTAGAGGCGGGCGTACACCGCGCACTGCAGCCGCCGCAGCAGCTGCGAGATGGGGTGCTCGGGGCAGCTgcgggcacagggaggggatgggcagggggcACCGGCAGCAGCCGCAGCCCCCTCACTCTGGCAGGGCCGTGCCCACCCCTGCAGTACCTCAGGAGGCAGGAGAAGAGCCCTGATACCACGGAGAGATCCGCCGGGCTCCGCTTCAGCTGTGCCTTCCACTGCCTTGGCCAGTCCTGGGGAGTGTCCAGGGCTGGTCAGGGGAATGGTGCAGCACCCTGTCCCATGGCACAGCCTCCtgccccctggcacagcctccagccctgccagcagcccctggcacacaCTCACATGGTCCTGCTCATACTCAAGGATGGCAGCGTAGAGTGCtcgctgctcctgctcctcggGGGTGAGTGCCACGTTGCTGGAGAACCTCCTGGGGACAGCCCGGGCCAGtgagggcactgctgggtgtccccagagctcagggTCCCGCAGTGACATCCCCACTCACCGGTTGGCCGCCTCCTGCAGCCGCAGCCGCCGCTCTTCCATCTTGcgctgcagctgggccaggcaCAGTTAAGGGCCCAGAGCCACCAGCGTGCTCACCCACtgcccttctccctcctccatcccccaGCTGGGACCCTGCGTGGGGTGGgtgacagccaggacagggcaggggctccTGGAGCAATCCCACAGGGAAGGATACAGTCTCCTCCCGGGCCTTGGCGATCACCAGGTTCTCCATCATCTGCCGCTGCAGGGACAGCGTCtgtggagcaggaggggagTTGGGGACATCCACCCACACCTCATGGACACCAGTGGGGATCCCCCAGGcaccctctccctgcctggctcccagctcctccccagcccccacTTGCCAGGGATGTTTtctgcacagcctggtttgGGTTCAGCCGTGCTACCCGCGCCTCGTAGGCCGCCTTCAGCTTCTGGTTCTGCAGGGAGGCCTCCTCCAGCGGGGTCAGCTCCCTGTAGGAACAGCCTGAGCACTCGCCATAGGGCACAGGACACGTGCCAGGACCACATCCTGCTCGTGACCCCGCAGGCAGGCATGGGGCCACCGCCAGTCCTTGTGTGGCAGTTCTTGCCAGACCCCGTGTCCCAAACCCCTCGTGTTTGAACCCCCCATGTCCTACCCGCTGTGTTTGAAACTCCCATGTCCATCTCGCTGTGTTTGAGTCTCCCACGTCCCCGCACTGTATCCCAGCCCACATCAGCCCCCATCCTCCACCcctctgtgtcccagccccgTGACCCTGCCCCATGTTCTATCTCCCAGCTCCAAGCCCCCCGTACTTCCGAGCGCTCTGTGCCTCGGCGATCTGCAGCTTCTGGAAGATCTCCGGGGGCAGGAACGGCGAGAGCTTCCCCCCCTCGTCCGAGCAGACACGGCGGTGCCTGGGAAGGGGCGCCgggcccccgccccgctcctGTACGGCCGCTTTCACCTGGGCTttccctggggagggggcaggacAGGCGGGCTGTGCCCCACCACCGGCCTGGCCCTGCGGGGACACCCGGCTCCCCAAAACGGGACCCGCACCCCTCACTCACCCAGCGCCGCCGCGATGGATTTCACCCTCTCCAGGCACTGCTCCGCCAGCTTCAGCAGTTTGGGGGTGTCAGGGGTGACCCCCTCGCTGTTCTCTGTGGGGAGGGCGTGCTGAGGGCACTGCAGGACCTGCACCCACCGCCCTGGTTCGGCGGGGGGCACACGGGGTCCTGCCCTACCTGTCCCTGCCgcctcctcctgcagggcctgggcgATCAGCGTGATGCTCTTCAGGTACTCCACGTACGCCTCCTGCCAAGGcgggggctgagcagggacccGGGCAGGGGAGCTCGGGAACCCCCCCGGCCTCGGGGGACCGCAGCTCCGGCTCCCAGCGGGGTACAGGGCAGCCCGGGGATGAGGCCCCGGCAGCGGGGTGTGAGTCCAGGGCCGCGGGGGGAGCCCCGAGATGCGGGTGAGCCCCAGGGAGCCGGATGAGACCGGGGGTGCTGCCCCGGGGACGGGGGTGAGGCCGGGGACGAAGCCGAAGGATGCGGGGGAagcccagggatgcaggagaaGCCGAGGATGCGGGGGGAGCCCCGGAATGCAGGAGGAGCCCCGGGATGCAGGAGAACCCGCAGATGAAGCCCCGGGGGTGGGGGTTGAGCCCGGGGTAGCGGGGGGAGCCCCGGGGGTGCAGTCCCGGCGCTGCGGCCGAACCCGGGGGTCCCtccccggccgtgcccgcgCTCACCCTGGTCCGGCCGGCGCTGTCCATGCCCAGGGCGCCGCTCGCCGCCCTCATGGCTCCCTGCAGGCCGCGGCCCCCCCGGCCCGGCGCGGGCCCCTCGGCGCCCCCCGGCGCGGCCATGGCCGCGGGGCCGCCCGGAACGGCGCGCTGGGGCCGCGGGCCCGCCCGGAGCGCGGCGGGACGGACCGGGCGCGGCGGGTCCCCCCGGCCGGCGGGGGCGCTGCGGGCGGGCGGAgccgccgggcccggcggggACGATGAAGCGCGATCGGCGCGGGCGGTTCCTGGCGGCCCCGGGCGGC
This region includes:
- the SPATA2L gene encoding spermatogenesis-associated protein 2-like protein, translating into MCAGSALRQEQRQDFGQELRQEFHREYRRSLQRELGPAGTCPGPAVAERLRQRLRQEPALLEALHEDALALLARGLRDHPDPGLALRGLAGAFRLLELAAVNLYLFPWRREFGSIPTFSGAYVHLLRPALPEADLLRSLGRLGYERRERHRLAVGRLPPGPALIAAAVGFLACRLECEILAELALQLRRPRAEELLEARHRAGSAKGWLEMLQDLGTQRRVAPDCGDSMDLYQERPDSPEDKGSKDTAPPALWRDPQDMPARGWGRCDSTLGPEPVGSADPDTSSHLFPQPELVGTGTSPQVLGEPLDSPQATPELPCYQLHSCLQRGMLPSYCCSTCRQLHGGGCALGRACRSQHRGQELHGERQQRLWLQRSELDMLLARGSVPHS
- the VPS9D1 gene encoding VPS9 domain-containing protein 1, whose translation is MAAPGGAEGPAPGRGGRGLQGAMRAASGALGMDSAGRTREAYVEYLKSITLIAQALQEEAAGTENSEGVTPDTPKLLKLAEQCLERVKSIAAALGKAQVKAAVQERGGGPAPLPRHRRVCSDEGGKLSPFLPPEIFQKLQIAEAQSARKELTPLEEASLQNQKLKAAYEARVARLNPNQAVQKTSLTLSLQRQMMENLVIAKAREETLQRKMEERRLRLQEAANRRFSSNVALTPEEQEQRALYAAILEYEQDHDWPRQWKAQLKRSPADLSVVSGLFSCLLSCPEHPISQLLRRLQCAVYARLYPAVSRGPADASPGSPSALSFLSLDAGGSSLPAEPGGRRLRASRSLHCMFSVPEHGPAALRHSHSSTPLADSGAPGPAEPPRESSFEDLERFLASPEGWAPAEAPASSGQDAALPELLKGVVRDIHNAIDRLLALTLLAFEGLGTAAGKDQCLACLEEAFFPPLWAPLLALYRTVQQPREAALARSMERHRHAGPADMGLASRLFPPGPGRPAYASAVQDLRLMALESCPRRKLECIVRALRGICECAEEYCGSRDGRSLATAAIGADDLLPILSYVVLQTGLPQLLSECAALEEFIHEGYLIGEEGYCLTSLQSALSYVESLQ